The following proteins are co-located in the Halarcobacter sp. genome:
- a CDS encoding DUF2238 domain-containing protein yields the protein MEKSHKNIYSIYILIWIILAINPKYPEDWFLENILVFLFFPFVLWSDIRYKYTLLSIIFLLVFASLHSLGAHFTYAEMEYFDFITQLFGFERNHFDRIVHFLFGLLVFRSLFEIVLVYSSSLKSALFFTFSLIVCISTIYELVEWFVAINFYPKLGMAFLGTQGDMWDAHKDTLLACIGALINIIFYRSYKRLWGLKKFK from the coding sequence ATGGAAAAATCTCATAAAAACATCTATAGTATTTATATATTGATTTGGATTATTCTAGCAATAAACCCTAAATATCCAGAAGACTGGTTTCTAGAGAATATATTAGTATTTTTATTTTTTCCATTTGTACTTTGGTCTGATATAAGATACAAATACACCCTTTTAAGTATTATTTTTCTTTTAGTATTTGCAAGCTTACACTCTTTGGGTGCTCATTTTACCTATGCTGAGATGGAATACTTTGATTTTATAACACAACTATTTGGCTTTGAAAGAAATCATTTTGATAGAATAGTACATTTTCTTTTTGGACTACTTGTTTTTAGAAGTTTATTTGAAATAGTCCTTGTTTATTCAAGTAGTTTAAAAAGTGCCCTATTTTTTACTTTTTCTTTAATCGTTTGTATTTCTACAATTTATGAATTAGTAGAATGGTTTGTTGCTATTAATTTCTATCCTAAATTAGGAATGGCTTTCTTAGGCACACAAGGAGATATGTGGGATGCACATAAAGATACACTTTTAGCTTGTATTGGTGCACTTATAAATATTATATTTTATAGAAGTTACAAAAGACTATGGGGCTTAAAAAAATTTAAATAA
- a CDS encoding biotin/lipoate A/B protein ligase family protein, translating into MINEHTKFRVIISEKNSSKVNMATDEALLLSLKDNDLPILRLYTWDENSVTIGISQKVENYDFNNIAKRITGGGVLFHGHDVSYSLILPVNLLKGFNIKESYEKICLFILDFYKKLGLEVCYAKDNLNIQLSKSEYCQVGFEAYDILVNGQKIGGNAQRRTKKAIFQHGSIPVTSVKKGNTIDNKIGISLEDIGKNIDFETVQNKLTQSFEDTFNVELEFTQLTKEEENLKNNLLKEKYDNGSK; encoded by the coding sequence TTGATTAATGAACACACTAAATTTAGAGTAATTATATCAGAAAAAAATTCATCAAAAGTTAACATGGCTACAGATGAAGCATTGTTATTATCATTAAAAGATAATGATTTACCAATATTAAGACTTTACACATGGGATGAAAATAGCGTAACTATTGGTATTTCACAAAAAGTTGAAAACTATGATTTTAATAATATTGCAAAAAGAATAACTGGTGGTGGTGTACTGTTTCATGGACATGATGTATCTTATTCTTTAATACTTCCAGTAAACCTTTTAAAGGGTTTTAATATAAAAGAATCTTATGAAAAGATATGTCTTTTTATACTTGATTTTTATAAAAAACTAGGTTTAGAAGTGTGTTATGCAAAGGATAACTTGAATATACAACTATCTAAAAGTGAGTACTGTCAAGTTGGGTTTGAAGCATATGATATATTAGTAAATGGACAAAAAATTGGTGGAAATGCACAAAGAAGAACAAAAAAAGCTATATTTCAACATGGTTCAATTCCAGTTACTAGTGTGAAAAAAGGTAACACAATTGACAATAAGATTGGAATATCACTTGAAGATATTGGAAAAAATATTGATTTTGAAACAGTACAAAACAAATTAACTCAATCTTTTGAAGATACATTTAATGTAGAATTAGAATTTACACAATTAACAAAAGAGGAAGAGAATTTAAAAAATAATTTATTAAAGGAAAAATATGACAATGGCAGTAAATGA
- the lipA gene encoding lipoyl synthase, with translation MTMAVNETKKTVNFKKPEWLRKKLVPTAQKEMENLLGEHGLHTICQEAKCPNISECYSKRNATFLILGNICTRRCTYCNVHTGKPTEVDLAEIDGVTTSVLKLGLKFVVITSPARDDLEDGGAEQFYRVTQNILEKSPGTQVEILIPDFKGKVESLQRVVDSGAVIIGHNVETVPSLYHIRRNSTYKRSLEVLRKLKELGGEKVKTKSALMVGLGETEEEMIQVFKDLLEVGCKFLSIGQYLAPSGDYEKVKEFVKPEQFERYKKIALDMGFDFVHSTPYARSSYMAHEYLANQKGSL, from the coding sequence ATGACAATGGCAGTAAATGAAACAAAAAAAACAGTTAATTTCAAAAAACCAGAATGGCTAAGAAAAAAACTTGTTCCAACTGCACAAAAAGAGATGGAAAACTTATTAGGTGAACATGGATTACATACTATTTGTCAAGAAGCAAAATGTCCAAATATTAGTGAGTGTTACTCAAAAAGAAATGCAACATTTTTAATCTTAGGAAATATCTGTACAAGAAGATGTACTTATTGTAATGTTCATACAGGAAAACCAACAGAAGTTGATTTAGCTGAGATTGATGGGGTTACAACTTCTGTATTAAAATTAGGATTAAAATTTGTAGTTATTACAAGTCCAGCAAGAGACGATTTAGAAGATGGTGGCGCAGAACAATTTTATAGAGTTACACAAAATATTTTAGAAAAGTCTCCTGGAACACAAGTTGAGATTTTAATTCCTGATTTTAAAGGTAAAGTTGAATCTCTACAAAGAGTTGTAGATAGCGGCGCAGTTATTATTGGGCATAACGTAGAGACAGTTCCATCTTTATATCATATTAGAAGAAACTCTACATACAAAAGAAGTCTAGAAGTTCTTAGAAAACTAAAAGAATTAGGTGGAGAAAAAGTTAAAACAAAATCAGCACTTATGGTTGGACTTGGTGAAACAGAAGAAGAGATGATTCAAGTTTTTAAAGACTTACTTGAAGTTGGATGTAAATTTTTAAGTATTGGGCAATACCTAGCACCTTCAGGAGATTATGAAAAAGTAAAAGAGTTTGTAAAACCTGAACAATTTGAGAGATACAAAAAAATAGCTTTAGATATGGGATTTGATTTTGTTCACTCTACTCCATATGCAAGAAGTTCTTATATGGCCCATGAATATTTAGCTAATCAAAAAGGAAGTCTTTAA
- the aceF gene encoding dihydrolipoyllysine-residue acetyltransferase, whose product MSKIVDIFIPDLGADKDVDLIDIMVAVGDTVEEEDGLITLETEKASMDVPTTHGGVIKEILVNVGDKVNSGDLIARVEVEEEGTSEEAPAAKPAKAETPAPTTSAPTTESANSSEPMDLKSAEDELKAISASGAEISCQFVNEQTICSVVEEVYIPDLGADKDVDLIDVMVSVGDTVELDDGLITLETEKASMDVPAPFAGEILELFVKVGDKVNSGDLIAKMVKTVVMESKVPTPAKAAPVAAPEKREEKEPATVQAAAASVTAESSTVLQEKSKKVYASPSVRRLAREFGVDLGFVKGSGRKGRILKDDVKAYVKEQLNKPAVAAGGTGLGFAFPELKEVDFSQFGEIETVELSRIQKISGPSLHRNWVSMPHVTQFDETDITEMEEFRKAQNAIADGFKLSPLVFVVKAVAKALAIHPKFNASLTPDGQSLVMKKYFHIGVAVDTPNGLVVPVIKDADKKGFKEIALELADLSAKAREGKLKAPDMQGASFTISSLGGIGGTYFTPIINAPEVAILGLSKSQMKPVWNGEEFAPRLMLPLSLSYDHKVIDGADGARFTTTLSQLLSDIRLLSL is encoded by the coding sequence ATGAGTAAAATTGTAGATATTTTTATTCCTGATTTAGGAGCTGATAAAGACGTTGATTTAATTGATATTATGGTTGCTGTTGGTGATACAGTTGAAGAGGAAGATGGATTAATCACACTTGAAACTGAAAAAGCATCTATGGATGTTCCAACAACTCATGGTGGAGTTATTAAAGAGATTCTTGTTAATGTTGGTGATAAAGTAAATAGTGGTGATTTAATTGCTAGAGTTGAAGTTGAAGAAGAGGGTACTTCTGAAGAAGCACCAGCTGCTAAACCTGCAAAAGCAGAAACTCCAGCTCCAACTACTTCTGCACCTACAACTGAATCTGCTAATTCTTCAGAACCAATGGATTTAAAATCAGCAGAAGATGAACTAAAAGCAATTTCTGCTTCAGGTGCTGAAATCTCTTGTCAATTTGTAAATGAACAAACTATTTGTTCAGTGGTTGAAGAGGTTTATATCCCAGATTTAGGTGCTGATAAAGATGTAGATTTAATCGATGTTATGGTTTCTGTTGGAGATACAGTTGAGCTTGACGATGGTTTAATCACTCTTGAAACAGAAAAAGCATCTATGGATGTTCCTGCACCATTTGCTGGTGAGATTTTAGAACTGTTTGTTAAAGTGGGAGATAAAGTAAATAGTGGTGATTTAATTGCTAAGATGGTTAAAACTGTTGTTATGGAAAGTAAAGTACCAACTCCTGCAAAAGCTGCACCAGTTGCTGCACCTGAAAAGAGAGAAGAAAAAGAACCAGCAACTGTTCAAGCAGCAGCAGCTAGTGTAACAGCTGAGAGTTCAACTGTACTTCAAGAAAAATCTAAAAAAGTTTACGCTTCACCTTCTGTTAGAAGATTAGCTAGAGAGTTTGGTGTAGATTTAGGTTTTGTTAAAGGTAGTGGTAGAAAAGGAAGAATCCTTAAAGATGATGTTAAAGCTTATGTAAAAGAGCAGTTAAATAAACCTGCTGTTGCAGCTGGTGGAACTGGTCTTGGATTTGCATTCCCAGAACTTAAAGAGGTTGATTTCTCTCAATTTGGTGAGATTGAAACTGTAGAATTAAGTAGAATTCAAAAAATCTCTGGACCATCATTACATAGAAACTGGGTTTCAATGCCTCATGTTACTCAATTTGATGAAACAGATATAACTGAAATGGAAGAGTTTAGAAAAGCTCAAAATGCAATTGCTGATGGATTTAAATTATCTCCACTTGTATTTGTAGTAAAAGCTGTTGCTAAAGCACTTGCAATTCATCCTAAATTTAATGCATCATTAACTCCTGATGGACAATCATTGGTTATGAAAAAATATTTCCATATTGGTGTTGCAGTTGATACTCCAAATGGACTTGTTGTTCCAGTTATCAAAGATGCAGATAAAAAAGGGTTTAAAGAGATTGCTCTTGAATTAGCTGATTTATCTGCTAAAGCAAGAGAAGGTAAGTTAAAAGCTCCTGATATGCAAGGTGCAAGTTTTACTATCTCATCATTAGGTGGAATTGGTGGTACATACTTTACTCCAATTATCAACGCACCTGAAGTTGCAATTTTAGGATTATCTAAATCTCAAATGAAACCAGTATGGAATGGTGAAGAGTTTGCACCAAGACTTATGTTACCATTATCATTATCTTATGACCATAAAGTTATTGATGGTGCAGATGGTGCAAGATTTACAACTACATTATCACAACTATTAAGTGATATTAGATTGTTAAGTCTATAA
- the aceE gene encoding pyruvate dehydrogenase (acetyl-transferring), homodimeric type → MSELNLNDIDPQETQEWLDALEAVIKEEGSQRAHFLLDQLIDNARRNGADIPHSANTSYLNTIPVDQEPKMPGDRDLERKIRSIIRWNAQAMVLRASKKNLELGGHIASFQSSATLYDVAFNHFFKAPNEKDGGDLVFYQGHISPGIYARSFVEGRFTEEQMDNFRQEAFADGLSSYPHPKLMPNYWQFPTVSMGLGPIQAIYQARFLKYLTDRGIKDCSEQKVYCYMGDGECDEPESLGAIGLAGREGLDNLVFVINCNLQRLDGPVRGNGKIIQELEGQFRGAGWEVIKVIWGRHWDALLDKDKSGKLKQLMDETVDGEYQNFKQKGGAYTREHFFNKHPETAKLVENMSDDEIWRLNRGGHDPVKVYAAYKKANETKGKPSVILAKTVKGYGMGEAAEGKNIAHGVKKVDTSVLRQFRDRFDIPISDEDVENLKYYRPAEDSTEMKYMKERRAELGGVVPQRREKFSTALEIPSIDKFDAVLQGSGEREISTTMAFVRVLNILVKDKKIGKQIVPIVPDEARTFGMEGMFRQLGIYSSEGQKYIPQDKDQVAYYKEDKKGQVLQEGINELGAMGSWVAAATSYSINDCPMIPFYIFYSMFGFQRTGDICWAAGDQMARGFLVGGTSGRTTLNGEGLQHEDGHSHVIANTIPNCVTYDPTYGYEVAVIVQNGIERMYGEKQENVFFYLTTLNENYKQPAMPEGAQEGILKGIYKLKDVEAKNSYKVKLLGSGSILEQVRVASEVLASEYGIASELYSVTSYNELAREAQETERYNLLHIDEEDKVPYIQTALDSDEDTIIISATDYIKAYSEQLAPFVKGDFKALGTDGFGRSDSRANLRSFFEVDTDFIVFTTLAQLAKKGKIEKSVLVDAMKKYNIDPEKINPLKA, encoded by the coding sequence ATGTCAGAATTAAACTTAAACGACATCGACCCTCAGGAAACGCAAGAGTGGCTTGATGCTTTAGAGGCAGTTATTAAAGAGGAAGGGAGCCAAAGAGCTCATTTCTTATTAGACCAACTAATTGATAATGCTAGAAGAAATGGAGCAGATATACCACATAGTGCTAACACTTCATATCTTAATACTATCCCTGTTGACCAAGAACCTAAAATGCCAGGTGACAGAGATCTTGAGCGAAAAATTAGATCTATTATTAGATGGAATGCGCAAGCAATGGTTTTAAGAGCTTCTAAAAAGAATCTTGAACTTGGAGGACATATTGCATCTTTCCAATCTTCTGCTACTTTATATGATGTTGCATTTAACCACTTTTTTAAAGCACCAAATGAAAAAGATGGTGGGGATTTAGTGTTTTATCAAGGACATATATCTCCAGGTATATATGCAAGATCTTTTGTTGAAGGAAGATTTACTGAAGAACAAATGGATAATTTTAGACAAGAAGCATTCGCTGATGGTTTATCTTCATATCCACACCCAAAATTGATGCCTAATTATTGGCAATTCCCAACTGTATCTATGGGGCTTGGACCAATACAAGCTATTTATCAAGCTAGATTTTTAAAATACTTAACAGATAGAGGTATTAAAGATTGTTCTGAACAAAAAGTATATTGTTATATGGGAGATGGTGAGTGTGACGAACCAGAATCTTTAGGGGCAATTGGATTAGCTGGTAGAGAAGGTTTAGATAACTTAGTATTTGTTATTAACTGTAACTTACAAAGACTTGATGGTCCAGTAAGAGGAAATGGTAAAATCATCCAAGAACTTGAAGGACAATTTAGAGGTGCTGGATGGGAAGTTATCAAAGTTATCTGGGGTAGACACTGGGATGCTCTATTAGATAAAGATAAATCTGGTAAGTTAAAACAACTTATGGATGAAACTGTTGATGGTGAGTACCAAAACTTCAAACAAAAAGGTGGAGCTTATACAAGAGAACACTTCTTTAATAAACATCCAGAAACTGCAAAACTTGTAGAGAATATGAGTGATGATGAAATTTGGAGATTAAATAGAGGTGGACATGATCCAGTTAAAGTTTATGCTGCATACAAAAAAGCAAATGAAACTAAAGGTAAACCATCTGTAATCCTTGCTAAAACTGTAAAAGGTTATGGTATGGGTGAAGCAGCTGAAGGTAAAAATATTGCACATGGTGTTAAAAAAGTAGATACATCTGTATTAAGACAATTTAGAGATAGATTTGACATTCCTATTTCTGATGAAGATGTAGAAAACTTAAAATACTATAGACCAGCAGAAGATTCTACTGAAATGAAATATATGAAAGAAAGAAGAGCAGAACTTGGTGGTGTAGTACCACAAAGAAGAGAAAAATTTTCAACTGCTTTAGAGATTCCTTCAATAGATAAATTTGATGCTGTATTACAAGGAAGTGGTGAGAGAGAAATCTCTACTACTATGGCATTTGTAAGAGTATTAAATATCTTAGTAAAAGATAAAAAAATTGGAAAACAAATTGTTCCTATTGTTCCGGATGAAGCTAGAACATTTGGTATGGAAGGTATGTTTAGACAACTTGGTATCTATTCATCAGAAGGGCAAAAATATATTCCTCAAGATAAAGATCAAGTTGCATACTATAAAGAGGATAAGAAAGGACAAGTACTTCAAGAAGGTATTAATGAGTTAGGTGCAATGGGTTCTTGGGTTGCAGCAGCAACATCTTACTCAATCAATGATTGTCCTATGATTCCATTCTATATTTTCTATTCTATGTTTGGATTCCAAAGAACTGGAGATATTTGTTGGGCAGCAGGTGACCAAATGGCAAGAGGTTTCTTAGTTGGTGGTACTTCAGGTAGAACTACACTTAATGGTGAAGGTTTACAACACGAAGATGGACATTCACATGTTATTGCAAATACAATTCCAAATTGTGTTACTTATGACCCTACTTATGGATATGAAGTTGCAGTTATCGTTCAAAATGGTATTGAAAGAATGTATGGAGAGAAACAAGAAAATGTATTCTTCTATCTTACAACATTAAATGAAAACTATAAACAACCAGCTATGCCAGAAGGTGCACAAGAAGGTATCTTAAAAGGTATTTATAAACTTAAAGATGTAGAAGCTAAAAACAGCTATAAAGTTAAATTACTTGGTTCTGGTTCTATTTTAGAGCAAGTTAGAGTGGCATCTGAAGTTTTAGCTAGTGAATATGGAATTGCTTCTGAGCTTTACTCTGTAACTTCATACAATGAGTTAGCAAGAGAAGCACAAGAGACAGAAAGATACAACTTATTACATATTGATGAAGAGGATAAAGTACCATATATCCAAACTGCACTTGATAGTGATGAAGACACAATTATTATCTCTGCAACTGATTATATTAAAGCATACTCTGAGCAATTAGCTCCATTTGTAAAAGGTGACTTTAAAGCACTTGGTACTGATGGTTTTGGAAGATCTGATTCTAGAGCAAACTTAAGATCGTTCTTTGAAGTTGATACTGACTTTATTGTATTTACTACTTTAGCTCAATTAGCTAAAAAAGGTAAGATTGAAAAATCTGTATTAGTTGATGCAATGAAAAAATATAATATTGATCCAGAAAAAATCAATCCATTAAAAGCGTAA
- a CDS encoding IclR family transcriptional regulator — MQPSKNKSFTKGLQVLKEIMSCNKPITANVLCQKLNIDKSTMSRLITTLMNEDFIEYKGDSKEIILSDILRKIVNKDDREKIVERTVSLLDEIFYLTDEASYLGILDNNSTLYLNQIDKSNRVIKTRDSIGLHAPLHSNAFGKVIMAFSNEVDITSLTLTKFTSNTITTVSKLEKELEDVKENGYAIGDEEHEFGLKSVAVPYFNKQNKFIGAVGISGLSVRLDEEKLHKYGNEMLKISKGYHNL; from the coding sequence GTGCAACCAAGTAAAAATAAATCGTTTACTAAAGGGCTTCAAGTATTAAAAGAGATTATGAGTTGTAATAAACCTATTACAGCAAATGTTTTATGCCAAAAATTAAATATTGATAAAAGTACAATGTCAAGACTTATAACAACACTTATGAATGAAGACTTTATAGAGTATAAAGGGGATTCAAAAGAGATAATTTTAAGTGATATTCTTAGAAAAATTGTAAATAAAGATGATAGAGAAAAAATTGTTGAAAGAACAGTTTCTTTACTTGATGAAATCTTTTACTTAACAGATGAGGCTTCATACTTAGGAATACTAGATAATAATTCAACCCTATATTTAAATCAAATTGATAAATCAAATAGGGTAATAAAAACTAGAGATTCAATTGGTTTACATGCACCTTTACATTCAAATGCCTTTGGGAAAGTGATTATGGCTTTTTCAAATGAAGTAGATATCACTTCACTTACTTTGACAAAATTTACTTCAAATACTATTACAACTGTTTCAAAACTTGAAAAAGAGTTAGAAGATGTAAAAGAAAATGGTTATGCTATAGGAGATGAAGAACATGAATTTGGTTTAAAATCTGTTGCCGTACCATATTTTAATAAACAAAATAAATTTATTGGTGCTGTAGGTATTTCTGGCTTGTCTGTTAGATTAGATGAAGAAAAACTTCATAAATATGGAAATGAAATGCTTAAAATATCAAAAGGGTATCATAATCTATAA
- a CDS encoding aldolase/citrate lyase family protein: MSSSFIDLSKLTANDDLKPVLGGKWPGIQIYYPPIKFNPLDGTYETMEQAKYRLQKHAYKTKAHTVLFDLEDGCRMKEMSRKLLVEELPKFPERDFQIAVRINPFRTAEYEEDLKMIKKIHKHIDAIVLAKAGEVYGDAEIRDLSSWLVSIGSNLQIQPIIEHPKSLQIADKLMNHSTVQHVVFGIHDFSKAMAYKITPEGWIEELKTFFNMLTMEARVKGKGVIGGVEVLLTPNSLPDSCVEKKDIRRWLDLHGDDASRHVYSHAQRETAMGLTGKQVITPNHINICKVAFTPSPKEIAKDVDILNEAIKTDALLSGAIRYEGEMLDPPMFGKSLQNILRAYALNSLKEEDKIFALKVLNRMPLHTFKENWPYGQI; the protein is encoded by the coding sequence ATGAGTTCATCTTTCATAGATTTATCAAAATTAACCGCTAATGATGACTTAAAACCAGTACTTGGAGGAAAATGGCCAGGTATTCAGATTTATTATCCACCAATTAAGTTTAATCCACTTGATGGGACATATGAAACTATGGAACAAGCTAAGTATAGATTACAGAAGCATGCTTATAAAACAAAAGCACATACAGTTTTATTTGACTTAGAAGATGGTTGTAGAATGAAGGAGATGTCGAGAAAACTTTTAGTTGAAGAGTTACCTAAATTTCCCGAAAGAGATTTTCAAATTGCAGTTAGAATAAATCCATTCAGAACAGCAGAGTATGAAGAAGATTTAAAAATGATTAAAAAAATCCATAAACATATTGATGCAATTGTTTTGGCAAAAGCTGGTGAAGTTTATGGGGATGCAGAGATTAGAGATTTATCTTCTTGGCTAGTATCGATCGGAAGTAATTTACAAATTCAACCAATTATTGAACATCCAAAATCTTTACAAATTGCAGATAAACTTATGAATCACTCAACTGTACAACATGTAGTATTTGGTATCCATGACTTTTCAAAAGCTATGGCGTATAAAATCACACCTGAGGGTTGGATTGAAGAGTTAAAAACTTTTTTCAATATGCTTACAATGGAAGCAAGAGTTAAAGGTAAAGGAGTTATTGGAGGAGTTGAAGTACTTTTAACACCAAACTCATTACCAGATTCATGTGTTGAGAAAAAAGATATTAGAAGATGGCTAGATTTGCATGGTGATGATGCATCTAGACATGTATATTCTCATGCACAAAGAGAAACAGCTATGGGTCTTACAGGAAAACAAGTAATTACTCCAAATCATATTAATATTTGTAAAGTTGCTTTTACTCCAAGTCCAAAAGAGATTGCAAAAGATGTTGATATATTAAATGAAGCGATTAAAACTGATGCCTTATTATCTGGTGCAATTAGATATGAAGGAGAGATGTTAGATCCACCAATGTTTGGTAAATCTTTACAAAATATCTTAAGAGCATATGCCTTAAATAGTTTAAAAGAAGAGGACAAAATATTTGCACTTAAAGTGTTAAATAGAATGCCACTTCATACATTTAAAGAAAACTGGCCTTATGGTCAAATATAA
- the lpdA gene encoding dihydrolipoyl dehydrogenase gives MGKIVDIVIPDLGADKDVDLIDVMVAVGDTVEEEDGLITLETEKASMDVPTTHGGVIKEILVKVGDKVNSGDLIARVEVEEEAATTAAPTPTTEAPKAEPIKQAPTSTDTSGASEVKGQVLVIGAGPGGYSAAFRCADLGLDTVLVERHDTLGGVCLNVGCIPSKALLHVAKVIEEAEHINHAGIKFAKPEIDLPGVAAYKSGVVKRLTDGLAGMAKMRNVKVIQGTASFIDENSVIVNHTKDDGKTVVKFDNCIIAAGSQSSKMSFIPHEDPRIWDSTNALEVKEVPKKMLIMGGGIIGLEMGTVYQKLGSEVDVVIRGPQVMTGTDKDIVKVYTKANEKRFNFMFKTQTQAIIPKEDGIYVEFKGDNAPEPKTYDAVLVAMGRTPNGLKIGLENTGIEVDDKGFISVDNQMRTKVPHIFAIGDIIGGPMLAHKAVHEGHVAAEVIAGHKVFFEPKQIPGIAYTFPEIATAGMSEIEAKEAGINYEVSSFPWSASGRALAADVADAGMTKLIFDKDTHQLIGGAIVGDNAGELLGEISLALEMDCDAEDIGLTIHAHPTLHESVGMCAEIFHGSITDLPNAKAVKKK, from the coding sequence ATGGGAAAAATTGTAGATATTGTTATTCCTGATTTAGGTGCTGACAAAGATGTTGACTTAATAGATGTAATGGTTGCTGTTGGTGATACAGTTGAAGAGGAAGATGGACTAATCACTCTTGAAACTGAAAAAGCATCAATGGATGTACCAACAACTCATGGTGGAGTTATTAAAGAGATTCTTGTAAAAGTTGGTGATAAAGTAAACTCTGGTGATTTAATTGCTAGAGTTGAAGTAGAAGAGGAAGCAGCAACAACTGCTGCTCCTACACCAACTACAGAAGCTCCAAAAGCAGAACCTATAAAACAAGCACCAACTTCTACTGATACAAGTGGAGCAAGTGAAGTTAAAGGTCAAGTTTTAGTTATTGGTGCTGGTCCTGGTGGATATTCTGCTGCATTTAGATGTGCAGATTTAGGTCTTGATACAGTATTAGTTGAGAGACATGATACTTTAGGTGGTGTTTGTCTAAATGTTGGATGTATTCCATCAAAAGCTCTTTTACACGTAGCAAAAGTTATTGAAGAAGCTGAGCATATTAATCATGCTGGTATCAAGTTTGCTAAACCTGAGATTGATTTACCAGGTGTAGCCGCATATAAAAGTGGAGTTGTTAAAAGACTTACTGATGGACTTGCTGGTATGGCAAAGATGAGAAATGTAAAAGTTATCCAAGGTACTGCAAGTTTTATTGATGAAAATTCTGTTATTGTAAATCATACAAAAGATGATGGAAAAACAGTAGTTAAATTTGATAATTGTATTATTGCTGCTGGATCTCAAAGTTCTAAAATGTCATTTATCCCTCATGAGGATCCTAGAATTTGGGATTCTACAAATGCATTAGAGGTAAAAGAAGTACCTAAGAAAATGCTTATCATGGGTGGTGGTATCATCGGACTTGAGATGGGTACTGTTTACCAAAAATTAGGTTCTGAAGTTGATGTGGTTATTAGAGGACCTCAAGTTATGACTGGAACTGATAAAGATATCGTTAAGGTATATACAAAAGCAAATGAGAAGAGATTTAACTTTATGTTTAAAACTCAAACTCAAGCTATTATCCCTAAAGAAGATGGTATTTATGTTGAATTCAAAGGCGATAATGCACCAGAACCAAAAACTTATGATGCAGTTTTAGTTGCTATGGGAAGAACACCAAATGGACTTAAAATAGGTCTTGAAAATACTGGTATTGAAGTTGATGATAAAGGATTTATCTCAGTTGATAACCAAATGAGAACAAAAGTTCCTCATATTTTTGCTATTGGTGATATTATTGGTGGACCAATGTTAGCACATAAAGCGGTACATGAAGGTCATGTGGCAGCAGAAGTTATTGCAGGTCACAAAGTATTCTTTGAACCAAAACAAATCCCAGGAATCGCTTATACATTCCCAGAGATTGCAACAGCTGGTATGAGTGAAATAGAAGCTAAAGAAGCTGGTATCAATTATGAAGTTTCATCATTCCCATGGTCTGCTTCTGGACGTGCATTAGCAGCAGATGTTGCAGATGCTGGTATGACAAAACTTATCTTCGATAAAGATACTCACCAACTAATTGGTGGAGCAATCGTAGGAGATAACGCAGGAGAGTTATTAGGAGAAATTTCACTAGCTCTAGAGATGGATTGTGATGCAGAAGATATAGGACTTACAATTCACGCTCACCCAACACTACACGAGTCTGTAGGTATGTGTGCAGAGATATTCCACGGAAGTATTACTGATTTACCTAATGCGAAGGCTGTAAAGAAGAAATAG